TTCTCCAAAGTTCAAAAAACTCCCcctcctccttctttctctctctctctctctactctcaacTCTCATCTCAACACCAACAccagcagtttttttttttttttttccgctcTCATCGTCGAATTCATACAAAACCAATCAAAACGCCGTCTCCGCCTCCTCAAATTCGAGTAGATCCGCTGCTCAAAAACCAGTAATGGACGCCGATTTCGTCAAGAGAAACAACGATCTTCAAGGCAGACGCCTCAGTCTCATCGATGTCTCCTCAGAGGACGATTCTCTCTTATTCAATTCCTCCTTCTCTGAATCGCTCCACCATTCTTTTTCAGGTTCTAAATCCAcaagtttcttttttcattttcgaATTAGTGTGTATgaagtctttctttttttttggttgtatgtGTGAGTGAATCTGATTGATCTTGTTTGTTTATAGCGTGATTtaggtttttgaaaaacttactgCTTCATACTAAACATTTGTAAAGATCAAAAAGTTTCAGATGCCAAAttgatctttgttttttttccccactgAAATTGAGTTTTTGAATAGCTTTGAATCGAGCTCTCCAAAACGAAGATTTTTCACTCGGTGGCTGAAGTGACGAAAATCGTTCAATTTGATCTTGATCATACtctattttgttgttttgaaaTGAGATAAAAGTGTTTCCTTTGAGATTCTAGGGCTGCCTGGTCGATAATTTTTGGTCATACAATCTATCTTGTTTTGCTTGTTGAGATTGCTCATTTGCTTTGGTTCTTAGAAAATAGGCTGAGCGAAAGTACAGTTATTCATAGAAAGAGTAAAgctttaataaattttacataAGCCGAATAAGATGAAAGCAAGTTTTGGTAAATGGATCTGAATCTAATCTGATTTAATATAATGTTCAGAAAATGAGGAACATGGAAGTGTTGAGTTGATGGAGTCCGTGGATACAAACACATTAGAGGACACATTTGGCACTTTTGAACATATGGAACAGGTGCCTCAACCATCTGAATCAAAGGAACCAGAAATGACAACAAAAAATCGCAAATGTAACTTGCGCAAAAGTTTAGCGTGGGATAGTGCTTTCTTCACAAGTGCAGGTATGCTTTCTGCATATACTCGAAAATATGGAagctttttgtttaaagttCAATTGTGAGGAGCATGACTTTGTTGGTATGTATGACAGGTGTTCTGGAACCGGAGGAGTTGTCTAGCATCATCGAAGGAGTTGAGGGCGTTGAAAAACATAAATTACCCGGGATTCAAGAGGAGATACACAGATCTGCCGAGTCAATCTCTACTTTGGAAAGCTTAGAAAGCAAGTCTTTGACATTAGAAGGTCTTGAGGCTGGTTTGTTTGAAGACGTAAGAGCTTCAATCCAGAAATCCAGTGCTGCATCCAATGTGGCAAATGCAAGAAGCACAGCTGTACCAGCAGTGACTGGAATCCAAAGTATTCGTTGTAAGTGCAGTTGCTACATCTCTACTTGTTCAGCAGTCATTCCCTTTGTCTTGCACATGTTGAAGTGCTAGGAGTTGGCAGGTTATGCTTAGAAGATTTGAATTAAGCCCTAGCCAAACCCCATCCAAACCCTTATAACTTTAGCTAAAGTTCTGGGTCTATTTTAGGAATGACTTATTCTCAAACTAACGTTGGCTTTTGTTTTCAGCTTCAAAGAAGGTGGACTTTGTTTCTCGAAATAAGGTAAGTTCCAAGCTTGGCAGCTGGTAATTGTCATAATTTCTATAATGTTTAGGAATATATGAAAGAATATTGCTATGAATTTTCAGATTAAGGCCAAATCAACTTCCAACAAGTCAAATGTAGGTTTGCAAGGACCAGGGAAAATGACAAAGCCAGTTTTTGGTGGTCCACATGTATCTCAGGTGTGCATCCATCTTTCGGCTGATCTAGTCATTGGTTTTTCTATTTCATTGCTAATTCGGTGATTGAAATTTTATATGTTATTTGAAATCAATACAATGAAGAGAGAATTTTTGGCCTATATTTGTGCTAACTAATACGTAGGCAGGAATAAAAATAATCAGATATCATGAAATTAAGCTCTAACctttgatgtgttttaattgACACTTTTTCTATCCTTTCTAAAATGAAGTCCTTTGCCAAGAGGGGAGAGCCTACATCTCTTGCAAAGCGACCAAAGGTAGGCAAGGACAGTCCCAGCTCAACTACATTAACCAAGAGGGCCTCAATAGGTGGTCACCATGTTAAAATTGTAAAGGATGATGCAAGAAGTGCAATTGGTAATTATGAGCATTATTTGGTCAGATCATTTAGTTTCTTATATTCAGATTAGCTTTACTCTTATTTGAATTGAAGTACATTTAAACCTTATTTCATCGTTGCAGGTAGAGTGGCTTTAGTGCCTAAATTACCTGCATCGGGTGGTTTACGAAATGTTGTTCCTAGGCCCACAGAATCATCTAAATCCTCTTCTTTGGGTTCATCAAATGCAACCAAGACACTACCAACTTCTTCCTCGTTTGATAGTTCTGGAAGTGCTTCTTCTGACAACAGTTGTATATCTACCCAAAATtccatgaaaagaaaaattgaatctGGAAGTGGTAACCCACCTTCATTTGGTTCAACCTCCAAAACACCATCCAGAACACCATCCAGAGCACCATCAATAAATAAAGTTCAGTCTGGCAgttctcatctctctcatttgATGTCTGTGCCCAAGCTCACCCCTAATACTTCACCTGCTAGCTCTATCAGTGAATGGTCCTCAGAGTCATCATCGTCATGTTCTACTGTTAAACAAATGTCAAATAATTCAAGAGTTAGCTTTGACGCTACTTCTTGCAAAGGGATCTCCATAGATAGTGATGCAACTCATGTTTTGGAGTCTCAGAAACATTGTAACGAGCAAGGTTCAGTTGGGCTCGAAACTCACGTGGCTGGATTGCTTGGTCAATGTGTAAAGAGAGCTTCAATAGGAAGTGGTGCACTTCTTCATCCAGCTTCTGCAAAACCTTCTGGTCTTCGGTTGCCATCACCTAAAATTGGCTTCTTTGATGGGGTCAGTTTTTGCATTCcctattataatttttgtattctaGTTGGGAagtggtttttttgttttgtggcaGTTTTCAAGATGGAGGTtaaagatataattttaaaaatgactAAGCTAtacaaactaaaaaaatgacaGGTCCTTTGTGGAAATTGTTTTGGCAAAATCACCTTATTCTACATCAATTTTTTATCCAATGCAGGCTAAACTGGCAGGACGCACTCCACCAGGAAGAATACCATCTCATCCTGTGGTACCCAGTGGCTTGCCTAAAATTGGAGCAGGGAGTGTTAGACCAAATGGAGGCCCAAACGAGGCAACGATTGGAAAACCTGTCAGAACTCTAACAGCCATCAGGAATGTAAAACCTGATCCTCAGCCAACTTCCTTGAATATGAAACCTAAATCTCCAACACCTCTTCCAGAATCACCATTTGCTGCAATCCAAGGCTCTAGTGCGTCAAGGAATGTCAAAACTTGTCCCGGAAAATCTCCTAAAGCTCAAAACAGAATATCTCCTAAAACTGTTGGAAAAAGTCAGCTGAAGGTAGAGAAAATTGAATCTGAAGGATGTGATGTTGGTATATGTGATTCAGAAACCAAGGGAAGTGCCTACAGATTGGATATGAAGGTCACTCCTATTAATGCAGGACTTAATACTGGTGATTCAGGTACCATTTCTTATATTGTAAATATAAACCCAGGTCAGAAAGTGGGTGAAGATGCAATATATGACCTACACAATCCCAAGTATGATGTGCATTTAAATGATAGCACTTATGAGAAGGAAAAGTTAAATTTTGAAGATCAAGTTGATGGTTTGAGCAGACAAGTTGGATCTATGGATATAAATAAGGAGATTCAGAACAATCTCATTGGTGATTCTCTTTCTCGGTTAAATGCTGGCAGCAAAGATGATTCTGATTCTCTGGAGTTGTCCAGTCAGAGGGAGCTTCATGACTTTTCTCAACAGGATGAAAACTTGAAATGTTTGTCGAAACCTACCCCCTCTCTTTCTCCCAGCATGTTTGAAGTTACAGTTAGTCCGAGGATACCTTTTTCTGTTAAGGATTCTTATTGCAATATGGATGGATTGTTTGATGTTTCAACAGGATCTACAGTGGTAAAAGAGGCAGAGAAGACACCCAACTTGACTTTGCTAGAAAGCAGTCTGAAAGAGAACAGCTGAGATAGAGTAACAGCATGGTAGTTTATTTTCTTCAAGGTCAGTGTATATCTTTCGAGTCTGCTGAAATTATTAGAATTGGTTAGTAAGGGAAATGCTGAGCCTCGTAAAATATTTCAGTTTATGTTATTTGAAGGATCTTATCTTTTCCAAATACTTAATGTAGGATTTAAGAACTCTTTCTAGTATTGTGTTGTCCACTGATATGAGCTATCTTGATTGCTTGCAGGAGCAGCTGTGCTGGTGGCTGAAACTAGTGTATGATTTTCATACGACCTATACAATTGGATTGGCCTGGTGTTCGCATTCTAATTATTTTTGAAGTGCAAATTCAACCACGCATTACAAGATGGTGTTGCATGCTTTTGAGGGAAGAAAAAATGTAGTCGTGCGTGTGTAATTTAAGCTTATGTCATGTTAAAAGTTATTGATAGTTTATCTCATTCTCATGTACGTTGGAATCCTCTTGATGAGGTGTATTTGGATAGGGTGGTATTCTAGTCTAGgaactattttttgaaaaaaaaatgtggactTATATCTTGTCAagactaaaattattttgtgaatgctTTGGGATACAACCGATTAAGGAAAAGGCTCAGGTTTTCATGGAAATGATATGATCTTCGGTATGTAATGGTTTATTACATttccaaaatgaaataaaatcttTTAAGTTTAAACACCTGGAGTGCCCAACAATGAAATTAAGGAAAGTACAACCAGCTTTGGGTAAAATTCTAATTGCTGATAACCTTAGGAAGTGTTGACtaatcaaccaatatcaattgagTAGTACTAAAAGTATTACAAGTTAATAAAGTTGcagtattttttatataaaaacaaaaaaaaaaagtattacaagttttattacATTGGgcttacaaattaatgtgtcaTCAAATAGAAAGAGGCAATTCAAAATTTAGCTTTGAATTGATTAGAATCTACCAATCATAAGTTTTGTGTAATAAAATTCATAGTACTTTTAGCATTTTCtgtattataatatatatatatatatatatgattcatAAGAGAGAGCATGAGGTTTTGTTATGTAAtttatttcttataatttttaaggaaaatgttagagttacaaattttttttttccacaaattGAAAATATGGCAAGTggttaaaaagtgaaaaagtgatatcaatggTAAGCCTATATGAGAACCACTAAGAATTTGCtatatcaataatttgtaaaaatgttgcaatatagtttgtggttgtggcactaactttttttttttttttttaaaaaaaaaaaatttagactcCTATCtcaataaaatttacatttatatCAAAGTATTAATTCATTAAATTAGTCCAAGACTAAACCAATAGATTTGGATGCCTAAGgtgatattttcaaatgaagcctttgtgttattacttaaataatatttaactagtgttttatataattttttttataaaaaaaatccattctttatactttttactattattattttttggtggaaaaatgctaaagttatagCAAATTTTTACCacaaaacttataaaattaatGTAGCAATGAGTGTGATCAGTGGCACTTCAATCACAAAAAGTATTTGAATGAacgatgctatggattataaattttacaacatgataattacaaaaatgcatcatcaatcacaaaaagtaattcaaaaatgcatttaatataTGTTGTTGAAGTCAACCAatcatatttattgttatattaatttgtaaaaactatgt
The sequence above is drawn from the Quercus robur chromosome 7, dhQueRobu3.1, whole genome shotgun sequence genome and encodes:
- the LOC126691775 gene encoding uncharacterized protein LOC126691775, yielding MDADFVKRNNDLQGRRLSLIDVSSEDDSLLFNSSFSESLHHSFSENEEHGSVELMESVDTNTLEDTFGTFEHMEQVPQPSESKEPEMTTKNRKCNLRKSLAWDSAFFTSAGVLEPEELSSIIEGVEGVEKHKLPGIQEEIHRSAESISTLESLESKSLTLEGLEAGLFEDVRASIQKSSAASNVANARSTAVPAVTGIQSIRSSKKVDFVSRNKIKAKSTSNKSNVGLQGPGKMTKPVFGGPHVSQSFAKRGEPTSLAKRPKVGKDSPSSTTLTKRASIGGHHVKIVKDDARSAIGRVALVPKLPASGGLRNVVPRPTESSKSSSLGSSNATKTLPTSSSFDSSGSASSDNSCISTQNSMKRKIESGSGNPPSFGSTSKTPSRTPSRAPSINKVQSGSSHLSHLMSVPKLTPNTSPASSISEWSSESSSSCSTVKQMSNNSRVSFDATSCKGISIDSDATHVLESQKHCNEQGSVGLETHVAGLLGQCVKRASIGSGALLHPASAKPSGLRLPSPKIGFFDGAKLAGRTPPGRIPSHPVVPSGLPKIGAGSVRPNGGPNEATIGKPVRTLTAIRNVKPDPQPTSLNMKPKSPTPLPESPFAAIQGSSASRNVKTCPGKSPKAQNRISPKTVGKSQLKVEKIESEGCDVGICDSETKGSAYRLDMKVTPINAGLNTGDSGTISYIVNINPGQKVGEDAIYDLHNPKYDVHLNDSTYEKEKLNFEDQVDGLSRQVGSMDINKEIQNNLIGDSLSRLNAGSKDDSDSLELSSQRELHDFSQQDENLKCLSKPTPSLSPSMFEVTVSPRIPFSVKDSYCNMDGLFDVSTGSTVVKEAEKTPNLTLLESSLKENS